The genomic DNA CtgatttaattctctattaaaaacattatatgagaaataatgattttatatgtgatttttaaatatgagtttttcaataaactatAATTCAAATGTATTTATAAACCAATTAATTGATTGTATTCTCATAAACTAACTTTAAATTAATAGAGTtcatacttatatatatatatatatatataaggaagcACGTAAGCAACAACCCAAGTCTCGACCCATTTGTCAAAGTCCCAAGTCTTCAACCCATTTGTCAAGTTTTTTGTTTTCAATCACATGCCAAAGTCCTTATTTACACTATAGGCCATTCCCTATAAATAAAGACCAAATTGTTCAAACCAAAAATAACTAGATCCATATTTCATTCACATCAATCAAGCCAAATAAACCTAACACATTATTATCAATCCAACCAAGAAATGGGGTGTGGCCAGTTTGGATCAGCTCTAGCCATATGCATAGTTTTGATGATAATTGTATCGATCCCGGTCTCAGCTCAGAGCCCGAGCCTAAGTGACTGCGctatagagagaaaaaatggcATAAAAGCATGTAAGGGAGTGATTTTCGGACAATTTCCTTCTGCCTACTGTTGTAAGCTTGTTAGAACTTTTCACTTTGAATGTGCTTGTCCCGTCTTCGATGCTAAGCTGGCTGCTCTTCTCGATGTCAAAAAGGCATCGAAGGTCCTAAGAGACTGTCATCGGGCTGTCCCACGCGGATTGAAGTGTGGAAGtaagattaataattaagtattaacATAATCTCTTGTacttaagttaatatttatttgaatctaATATTTTGCTATATTATGTGACAGGCTTATATTTTCCATGAAGATAAATTTGATGATGAAAACTTGAGGGTTGCTGATTGTGTGGTTGAGAGATGTGTGAGATTATTTGcatgtattataaataaatttgaacttGTTTGTATGcctcataaataaatttgagaagTTGCTTTTCTCTTTGTtacataattttcttattatttctatttataacTACCTAGAAATTCATATTTTGGATGACTATAtaggtataaataaaattattaatgatataaaattttaataaatatttaaatctaatttattcttaaaatttatctttcttcattataattattttacaaatataatattaattttaaagaaaatgagttcaaataaattttaacaaaatataagataaatataaaattcttacaaatcttaaatattattataaataaatcaaaataataaattatataataataaaatgattaaagatatatatatatatatcataaaataaatttattgtcttaaaatatttaataatatgataaaaatattataataaaaagtaataaattaattagaaatatatattataataaaataaatatattgtcttaaaatatttaataaataaatatatatacatattataaaaaatatatattataattaatgtgtattttgtataataataattatttaaaattgttaccttatatatacatatttatctTAGTATTGTTGTCTTTTTCTATTAAAGAGAGACTTTATTTTATACTCaatttaacaattttctttcatatatttaaccattattattctttttctttcttataaatttttataattattttgaatttgtattgTGATTTgaacatgaatatttattttgtacaaattaataatttaattattaaaccacttaatattgtttatttatatttataattacaattttatacataaatatataattgatatgaataaccatttaaaataatttactcaactcataccaaaaaaattatcttaaataaaatttatcattaataaataaaaaaaaatataataggtttatgtttttaaatacaTTTGGTTCTCTCACATTTATTGAtgtatgtttataaaaaaaactgtttAATTGGTTAGAAAATATAAGACTGAAATATGTACATgttacattttatatatttatatttttaaaatatataataaatatttattattttaatataactaaattaaattttaatttaaaaatatattaattcttgTCTggttaaaagttattatatatttcatttattaactagaaaaataattaagaatataaaaaataataaaaaaaagttttatccgtttttatatttaaatcgacCCATAGTTTAATCTATATACTACAGCTCGGTATCCTTTTTCACTGAGGATAAGATTCAAATTAACCAAATACTTccacattaatttattattattttaatattaatttcttttacggaaaaacggttaaaatcatttcattaaaactttaaaagtgggagggtcaaaaatcaaagttagacaaaccctagctatgattaaaagatgacaatcaaaatacCTTAAAGAAACTGATTAGTAGCCATCAAACATacaaaaaacagagattacaaacaaaaattacaaattgtatcaaattctaattatctcaatcatgatttttatttccatacaaACCTAATGTTTCAACAGGTTTTCTTCCTCTTTcccttgtctttcctcttcctcttctccttccccttccccttccccttccccttcctcttgtaATGAAAAATGGGTGAACTGAATATGATGATTAGTACtgtctattctcattttgattttttttctttatatgaatccgttctaatttgataaaaaaattattctttagaAATTCTAAGTTCTTCAcattgttgttctcaacttgaatttcaaaatcatTGTCTCAGTTTCAGCTTTGGAATTCTTAGCAATTTTggattcctctatatcaacctTAGAATTCTATTTTTCCTCTTGATTAGCCTGAGTATATTACTCTctgttttcatcagcaaccacttcaacttgattgaaTTGAGAAttctcaactatctcttcaatatgattaggttgaggttccacctccttcATCGTACTACTTTcgtcttgtacataattttctttatcttctgtttcctgatctttaaccacattttgttCTGTGATAATAGGCACCTCTGTTTCATTTTTCTGCATCTTTATTTTCTGgcttttatgaattttttgatcttcttctttagccaaatcacaatttgggcttgcatgttaGAAGGTATTGCAAAAAGTACATCTGtatggcctccactcataagtgatttccatgacagtaagttttccttttctgtctactacTGTCATACTATTCAGTAatgtgcttctaggatgcacctcaatgctaattctagcaaatgataggtgttttcctccttcagtaattgaGTTCATGTATAATGGCGTACCCAATAAACCTACAAAATGACTAAGggcttctacattatacatgtgtgcagggatattccaaagtttgaaccatatctgaGCTGTTTCTTTAGGCTTGCTTAATAGGTTCAAATTTTCagaccatctttccaacttcatgcaAATGGATCCAATATATGAATGCCCATTTTCCAGAATTTCATCCAGATTTGATCCCTTCTTAAATTTCAGAAAATAAAGATCATGTACATTCGCTGAAATTTTTTCCAATCCCTTTTCCTCCCATTGCTTCATAAGTGCCTCTTTGGTGACTATGGAGGAAACTCTATCTTTttctatgtagtttcccaccactatattttcacattcattaacacaattttcttctactattgcagaaaatttaaattcaaaaggagaattcagtacctccatTTTTGTTTGTACATTtccaagtagatttttcttTGTATGCATGATCGATCTTTAGCATTTTTTCCAATGTTGTTTTTCCAGATTTCATTGATTTTCTATGTAGAATTACTTCTAatagtataggtctttgatTTAGGAGTATTCATTAACTCTCTCATCGTTGCAACGGATCATTTTACTATCACTTCATATTCATCTTTCTTGAGTAAATTCCAGTATTGGGGATAGTGGATGTTAAGCTGGACGGTTGTGTTTTGTATTTTCTCCTTGTTGAGTATAATCTCTCCTTTCTTAGCATGCATCAGGAGTTTGGTGATTTGGTTTTTTAGTCCAAATAAATTTGGACTTTGATTATACTCTATTATCCAAACTTCTTCTTTCTTGTCTTTGATCCCTACATTATTTTCCAAAAGTTTTTGAGCAGCAATTGGGTCTTTGTTGAATCCATGCACTTTTTCGTTAATAACTTCTTCaactattttgttcattttctaaataaattatattaatatttaaattattataaaaagttatttggttcaaatttagtttttatttgtaaattttattaattcttgagaatattattattattattgaactATTAATACGATTTTTTCAATAACCAAACCAAGTGAAATTAATAAactacttatttttttaatacttttattcaaaaaaaaatataattttaattttttatattattaagcattaatatatatatatattttataatatatgatataaacttattattttaatatattttaattaaaattttattttcaaaatttattaatttttgaggtagattatatatatatatatatatatatatatatatatatatatatatatatatatatatatatatatatatatatattaatactgattttttaatatttattttaaataaattttgaaatattaattttatttatttatatttattattaaaataaaataaataaataagttaatataaaaaaaaattcattattttaattaattgaattttccctgtaacaaataaatataagatttattcaacttctatattattaattattttaatatatatttatatttttaaaatatataataaatatctattattttaatataattaagtttattttttaattatttgatttattagttagagagaaataaatatgaaatattttattaatttttttatatttattattaaaataaaaaaaataaattaatataaaaagaaattcaattatttttataattaattaaactatcttttaataaatattatatatatatatatatattcatcttcttgtattattaattatttatatatatatatatatatatatatatatatatatatatatatatatatatatatatatatatatatatatatatatatatatgtgaatttttaaaatatataaataaaaacaattattattttattattaaaatttattaattttaatgtgattatatatttaatttaagtcatagatattcaattttttatattattaattatttaaatatatatatataaatatatatatttatattttaaatatataataaatatttattattttaatataatataattaaattaaaatttattaattttcacaTGGTTAAAgttattatacattttatttattagtttgaaAATAGATGAGAGGGATACAAAATGTTTTAGagtatatatcttaattttttttatctataccttatactttatattttacctaaattttcaatatataaaaattcatatatttagataaccttaattttgatatatcttaattttttatctatacCTTATATTTTATACCTTACCTAAATTTTCCGTATACAAAAATACATacgttatgtttttttttgtataacttAATTTTTGTACGGTATCTGTATAACCTTTATACCTATAagacatattaaattaaaaaaaaaaataatataattactacATAAATATTacacaaaactaaaaaataaaaatatttatcataaaatgaaataatctttttaaaattcaacatttgtaaaactaataaattttaaaaactaaagttaattaaaaaaaaatagagttaacaaaaataaacatttataaaattataatcttcAAATTAGATTAAAGTggttagataatattaataataataaatattagttaatttagacttaattaataaaaaagtcaattttttttgtaaaccaTTCaagttcattattttttaatttttttaatccattCAAGTTCATCCtttgttaattttcttaaacaattcaattcaagTTCATCCTTCtatatttgttaaattcttttaCTTTTAGTCAATCATTAATCATTAGTACACATAAATGTTTCTATCATTCtaaatttaagtattattatatatagattaaattattaatatattattattttacttttaattagattaatatttaaatggttATAAAAAGTTGTTTCTgttctaatataattttaaaaaataattcaaaataaatatatcttccttattttttaactaaagataaatattcttttaattttttaaatattatcaaataaaacaaaatttattaatattttaaaatacaaaaaaatcaattttctttttttatttgatttcgAATTTACAAccataaaaatataacaaaaaaaagataaattaaaatatatatatatatcagaaaaagataaattatgtaaaatataatataaaaagtcataactttaaataaaagatttttaaaaaaataatatagaagAAGCATGAAATAATAGATCACATATTTATCcaaatcaaaattttgtatattcaaaggattatcaaataaatttaaatttaaaaataaaagattatctAAATAGTTAAGGAGATAGAAgagatcaaatttatttaaaaatatcacatatttaactaaattaaatctcaaaattatgtatatttttataaaagaagataataaaaatatactattatttatttatttatttattttaattaggcaTGGGAGACTCTTCTTCGTTGGTTGTGAGTGAAGAAGAAAGCTAGGTCaaaatgagaagaagaaagtgtAGTGTAAATGTGAACGTCGTCACTATTGATTTGTCAATTTCTTTCGCTTTTTCTGCGTCTTCCTTTCAATGTCGATCCATGTAAGAAAGCGCCTAGAAACTCCATTCCATTGCCCAGTTGGACCAAACCAAAAGAGGAAAAGGAGAAAGAAAGAAGCAGGGAAGACGATTAAGTGTCCTTCAACTCAATTACCTTACGATGGGCAGCCATAAAAGAGAAAACCCAGTTGCCACAATTGCCCTTCTGCAACATCCCAAAATATCCCATCTCCATCTCTCCAAGACCCACAAGAATAATGGGTTTTCTCCCTCGTTCACGTGGGCTTTGCTTGGTTCTGAGCTTTCACAGAGAAATAGAGGAAAGCTCTTTCCCCTCTCCCTCTCTGTTTGTTCTGCGTTATTTccctttctttattattattatttcttccttctttattACTCTAGAGTCTAGCCTAGCCGTCTCTGTACTGTCTCTTCATCATCCTCTTTGTCTTCTCCCGGTGGGTGATTTATTTAGTATCTGAGATTGACCATGTCTA from Impatiens glandulifera chromosome 9, dImpGla2.1, whole genome shotgun sequence includes the following:
- the LOC124913714 gene encoding uncharacterized protein LOC124913714; protein product: MGCGQFGSALAICIVLMIIVSIPVSAQSPSLSDCAIERKNGIKACKGVIFGQFPSAYCCKLVRTFHFECACPVFDAKLAALLDVKKASKVLRDCHRAVPRGLKCGSLYFP